The window GGCAAATGCTGAAGCGGCTGGGGCGGTAGCTGTGATTGTTTATAACGACGAAGCGCGCCAGGAAGCCTTTCTCGGTACTTTAGGTGGAGAGGGGATAACTGTTCCTGTGGTTGGAGCTGCCTACAGTGCCGGTCTGGAGTTACAGGAAGGAGGGACATTAGCATCGATTTACGTGGATGCAACTGTGACCAGTGTCGAAACATACAACATTATTGCTGAGACCCAGAGCGGACGTGATGATCGGGTGGTCGTGGTCGGCGCCCATCTCGATGGTGTCGCCGGGACTACTGCCATGAACGACAACGGGTCCGGCTCAGCTACAATTCTGGAAATCGCCAAGCAGATGAGTGCGCTCGGGGTCGAGCCGGTGAACAAAGTACGTTTCGCTTTCTGGAGCGCTGAAGAATCAGGCCTTATCGGTTCTACCTATTATGTCGACCACCTGACTGAGCGTGGCATTAAAGATATCGCCTTGAACCTCAACTTCGATATGCTGGCTTCACCGAACTATGTCAGGTTCGTCTATGATGGAGATGGTTCGGCAACTGAATTGGCTGGCCCGAACGGTTCTGCCAATATCGAAGCAGTGTTTGCAGACTATTTTGACTCCCAGCAAATCCCTTTTGAAGAGACTGCGTTTGATGGTCGATCAGATTATGGGCCGTTTATCGAAGCAGGAATACCGGCTGGTGGTCTCTTCACCGGTGCTGATGAAATCAAAACTGTGGAGCAGGCGGCAATTTATGATGGTGTTGCAGGTGAAATGCTCGATGCCAATTACCATACCCCGGCTGACAATTATGCCCAGCTCAATGAGGAAGTGTTAGATGTTATGGCAGATGCTGCGGCCCACACTGTGTTAACTTTCGCAATGACAAAATCCTCGGTAAATGGTACCGCGAAAGGTTCACCAGTAGCCAAGGAGAAGCTTACGTATAAAGGTCCCAAGGCCCAGAGATAATACCGATCCTGACACTCGTCATGTCTGAAAAACCAGGCCGGATTACACTGTGTAACCCGGCCTGGTTCATTCCCTGCTCGCATCAATTCCCCAAAAGTTCAGTTTTGCGTTAACTCGACATAGCCTTTAATCGTGATGATTGTGGTGTGCATAGGAATTTCAGGATGACCATCTCAGCAGATGGAGAGCTGGCAACTATCCCTTTCCAACAGGAAAAAGGTTTACGGCTACGATTCACTCCTGTATTATCAGGGGCTGTTTTGCGCCCGTCAGATGATATGAATTTTTATGAAAGTTCTCCCAGTTATCCCGTTTAGCCCGATGAATAATGCTGGCTAGCAGGTAATTTTAGCAATAAAAGCAGATTAGACGATATATAACCATGCAGACCCAGACTCCATTCACCCTGCACAACACCTCCAGTGAATGTGCAGCCCGCCGTGGCCACGTCACTACCAGACAGGGTACTATCCAAACTCCGGTTTTCATGCCGGTAGGCACCCAGGCCACAGTTAAGGCTGTCACCCCGGAAAACCTCTATGAAATGAATGCCGAGATTATCCTGGGCAATACCTATCATCTCTTTATCAGGCCGGGACATGAACTCATCGAACGGTTCGGTGGGTTGCATGGTTTTATGAACTGGAAAGGCTCGATCCTCACCGACAGCGGTGGTTTCCAGATATTCAGCTTGAAAGACCTGGCCACAATAACCGAAGAGGGTGCGTCTTTTCGTTCCCATCTTGACGGTTCAAAGCTGTTTCTCAGCCCGGAGGATGCAGTTCAGGTCCAGCAGAGTCTCGGTTCTGATATCATGATGTGCCTCGACACCTGCATTCCTTATCCGGCGACGAAGCAGGAAGTAATAGATTCCACGGCGCTCACCACCCGTTGGGCCGAACGGTGCCGCAAAGCGCATACCAAGCGTGAGCAGTTGCTGTTTGGCATCATTCAGGGTGGTATGCATGAAGAGTTGCGTAAAATGCACACCGAGCAGTTGATGGAAATAGGTTTCGACGGCTATGCTATCGGCGGCCTGAGTGTTGGTGAGGAACCGCAGGTGATGTACGACATCACTGAGGCCACCACCCCGCACATGCCCGACAATTATGCCCGTTATCTGATGGGGGTAGGTACCCCGAAAGATCTGGTTGAAGGTGTTTGGCGCGGCGTCGATATGTTCGACTGCGTTATGCCAACCAGAAATGCCAGGAATGGATATCTCTTTACCTCGACCGGCAGGGTCGTGATCAAGAATTCGCGATATCGTGATGATATGCGACCATTGGATGAGGCGTGTACGTGTTATACCTGCCGCAATTATTCCCGCGCATATCTCCGTCACCTGTTTGTCAGCCGGGAAATTTTAAGTTATCATTTGAATACCATTCATAATCTCCACTATTACCTCAACCTGATGGCCGGTATCCGAAAGTCGATTGAGGAGGACAACTTTGCCGCATTCCGCAAAGATTTTTATGGCAGGCTTGAGAGTGAATGAGTAGATTATTATAGTTTTTTTTAACAGAAGTATCCGGTATGTCTTGCGGTGTTCCCTTGATGAATACCAGCCGGATAACAATCATATTTCCTAATTCGATTCTCTGGAGGAAAGTATTATGACCAGTGTAGCATATGCGTCGGCTGCCGGCGGTGGAGCGGCTGGAGGTTTTGCCTCATTCATTCCGCTCATCCTTATATTTGTAGTTTTCTACTTTTTGCTTATCAGGCCACAGCAGAAACAGGCCAAGCAGCATCAGCAGTTCCTCTCTGATCTGAAAAAGAATAGCCGTGTCATGACC of the Desulfosediminicola ganghwensis genome contains:
- a CDS encoding M28 family peptidase → MRKKMYKAVLFGALITCCATAQTSSAAVGVDSTDLRELIESTQIMATLSDLSIIGERLPGTAGYDSAADYIENTLLSYGYSVTQQPFTFQFWEELADPVLEKTAPTVVSYTPYETDGFATMEYSGSGNVVEQTVIKAEVFGCNPADFDSADFNGSIALIERGECTFFQKAANAEAAGAVAVIVYNDEARQEAFLGTLGGEGITVPVVGAAYSAGLELQEGGTLASIYVDATVTSVETYNIIAETQSGRDDRVVVVGAHLDGVAGTTAMNDNGSGSATILEIAKQMSALGVEPVNKVRFAFWSAEESGLIGSTYYVDHLTERGIKDIALNLNFDMLASPNYVRFVYDGDGSATELAGPNGSANIEAVFADYFDSQQIPFEETAFDGRSDYGPFIEAGIPAGGLFTGADEIKTVEQAAIYDGVAGEMLDANYHTPADNYAQLNEEVLDVMADAAAHTVLTFAMTKSSVNGTAKGSPVAKEKLTYKGPKAQR
- the tgt gene encoding tRNA guanosine(34) transglycosylase Tgt, which translates into the protein MQTQTPFTLHNTSSECAARRGHVTTRQGTIQTPVFMPVGTQATVKAVTPENLYEMNAEIILGNTYHLFIRPGHELIERFGGLHGFMNWKGSILTDSGGFQIFSLKDLATITEEGASFRSHLDGSKLFLSPEDAVQVQQSLGSDIMMCLDTCIPYPATKQEVIDSTALTTRWAERCRKAHTKREQLLFGIIQGGMHEELRKMHTEQLMEIGFDGYAIGGLSVGEEPQVMYDITEATTPHMPDNYARYLMGVGTPKDLVEGVWRGVDMFDCVMPTRNARNGYLFTSTGRVVIKNSRYRDDMRPLDEACTCYTCRNYSRAYLRHLFVSREILSYHLNTIHNLHYYLNLMAGIRKSIEEDNFAAFRKDFYGRLESE
- the yajC gene encoding preprotein translocase subunit YajC; this translates as MTSVAYASAAGGGAAGGFASFIPLILIFVVFYFLLIRPQQKQAKQHQQFLSDLKKNSRVMTKGGIHGIITDLSDNVITLEIARDVTIKVSRDAIAGAINKDGTAVAKDPKKSGKEAPKSGG